CGCCGGACGCGTCGGTGCGCAGGACCAGCAAGTTGACGAAGAACCCGACGACGTCCGCGACCTCGCTCTCGGCCGCCCGCGCGGCCACGGGCGTGCCCACCGCCGTGTCGGCCTCTGTCCCGGCCCGCAGCAGCGCGGTGACCAGCGCCGCGTGCAGGGCCATGAAGAGGGTGGCCCCCTGGGCCCGGGCCGCTTCGACGAGCCGTGCGTGCGCCGCCGGGTCCAGCAGCCGTACGACGACACCGGCGTCCGGACCGGGCACCGCGGGCCGCTCCGGGCGGCGCGGGAGCAGCGGGCCGCCGGCGGGCAGGGCGGCCAGCTTCTCGCTCCAGTAGGCGAGTTGGCGGGCGGCCGGGGAGTCGGGGTCGGCCGCGGAGCCGAGCCGGTCGAGTCGGCGGCGGGCGTGTTCGGCGTAGGGGACGGTGAGCGGGCCGAGGCGCACGGGTCCGCCCCGCACCCGGGCGGCGTAGGCCTGGGACAGGTCGCGGAACAGTGGCAGCAGCGACCAGCCGTCACCGGCGATGTGGTGGACCAGCACGAGCAGCGCGTGCTCGTCCGGCCGCTCCTTCAGGGTGAACAGCACGGCCCGGCAAGGCAGTTCGGCACGTAGGTCGAAGCGCCACCCGGCCTCCTCCGCCAGCCGATCGTCCAACTCCCCGGCTGAGACGTGCAGATGGGCGAACGGCGGGCGCGCCGCGGTGCCGCGCACCACCCGTCGTACGGGTACGCCGTCGGCCTCCTCGAAGAGCGTGCGCAGGACGTCGTGCCGGTCGGCCACGTCGGCGAGGGCGCCCGCCAGCGCGGCCGGGTCGACCGCTCCGCGCAGCCGCACCAGCATCGGCAGGTTGTAGGCGGCGCCCGCACCGGTCCGGTCCAGGAACCACAGGCGTTGCTGGGCGTCCGAGACGGGCAGGGGGCCCGACGCGGCGGCGGGGACGGGCAGGCTCACGGCGGCGGGGGCGCGGTCGGCGAAAGGGGCGAGGAGTACGGGGGTGGGCGCCTCGAAGAGCGTCCGGATGTCGAGCTCGACGCCGAGCACCGAGCGGATACGGCCCATCAGGCGGGCGGCGAGGAGGGAGTTGCCGCGCAGGCGGAAGAAGTCGTCGTCGGGGGCGACCGGGGTCGCCAGGACCTGGGAGAACAGTTCGCAGAGGGTGCCCACGGTGCCGTCGGCCGCGGTGCCGGTCCGCGCGGGGGCGAGGTCCGGCTTCGGCAGGGCCGCCCGGTCCAGCTTCCCGCTGGGTGTGAGCGGCAGTGCGTCCAGGGCCACGAAGGCGGCCGGCACCAGGTGGTCGGCGAGGATGCCACGGGCGTAGACGTGCAACTCCTCGGCGGTGGGCGCCTGTTCGCGACCGCCGCGTGGGACGACGTACGCGGTGAGCTGCCGGTCGCCGGCCGGGTGGGCGTGGGCGACGACGGCCGCGCGGTCGAGGGCGGGGTGGCCGGCCAGGACGGTCTCCACCTCCGCGGGCTCCACCCGGAAACCGCGGATCTTCACCTGGCTGTCGGCGCGGCCCAGGTACTCCAGGACATCGTCCGGGCGGCGCCGGACCAGGTCTCCGGTGCGGTACAGGCGCTCGCCGAAGGGGGCGGCGACGAAACGTTCGGCGGTGAGGGCGGGTTGTCCGACGTAGTCCCGGGCGAGGCCCGTGCCGGCCGCGTACAGCTCACCGGTGGTGCCGTCCGGGACCGGCCGCAGCCGCTCGTCGAGGACGTACAGGCGTTTCCCGGCGAGCGGGCGGCCGATCGGCAGCGGGCCGCCGGTGCGCAGGTCCTCGGGGACGACCGGGTGGACGGTGAGGAAGACCATGCACTCGACGGGTCCGTAGCCGTTGCTCAGCCGGAGCCCCGGACGGCGTTCGAGGGCGCGGGCGACATGTGGGGGCGACAACGCCTCGCCGCCCACGAGGAGTTCGCTCAGGCCGGCGAGGGCGTCGGGGTACTCGTCGACGACGACGTTGAAGAGGGACGCCGACAGGTACAGGGACGTGATGCCGTGCTCGGCTATCAGGCGTGCCATCACAAGGGGTTCGGGGCGGCCCGCCGGATGCAGCACGCAGGTGCCGCCGCCCGTCAGCGGGCCCCACAGTTCCAGCGCGAAGGCGTCCCAGGACAGGGGCGCGCACTGCAGCCAGACGGCGCCCGGGCCGAAGGAGGCGAAGTCCTGGCCGGTGAGAGTCGCCGTGACGGCCTCGTGCGGGGCGGCGATGCCCTTGGGCCGGCCGGTCGAGCCGGAGGTGAACATCACGCAGGCGGGGTCGGTGGGGCGTACGGGCACCGCGCCGTGGGACAGCGGGGGTGCCGTCCCGGCGTCCTCGGGGTGGACCACGGGGGCTTCGACGCCGGTGAGGTGCCGGCCGCGGGGTGCGACCACGGCGGTGACGGCCGCGTCCGCCGCCATCGCGCGAAGGCGTGCCTTCGGAAAGGCGGGGTCGAGGATCAGGTAGGCGGCACCGGCCTTGAGGACGCCGAGGACGGTCACGACCAGGTCGGCCGACCGCTCCAGGTACACGCCGACCGTGTCGCCGTGCCGTACGCCGTGCCGGGCGAGCAGGGCGGCCGACCGGGCGGCGCACGCGTCGAGTTCGGCGTAGGTCAGGCGGTCGTCGCCGTCGATCAGCGCGAGGGCGTCGGGCGCCGACCGGGCCTGTTCCTCCAGGAGTTCATGCACGCACTCCATCCCGGGCCCCTTCCTGGGATTCGGCGGCTTCGGCGGCCTCGGTGCGGTCGTCCGCTTCCTGGGCTTCCGCGGCCTCGGTCCGGTCGTCCACGTCCGCCAGCACCAGGTCGATCTCCCGGATGTTCCGGCTGGCCAGCCCCCACAGCGAGACCCCGATCCCGGCCAGGCCGGCGAGGAGGAACATCCCCGCCATACCGCTGCCGGGACGGTCGCCGAAGAGCGGGCCGAGGACAGTGAACAGGCCCGTGCCGTGGGCGGCCTGCGGTTCGAAGACGTGGTCGGCGAGCGGGCCGGAGAGGGCGGTGGCGAACGGGACGGAGATGTAGCCGAGGAACATCACCGCGCCGAAGACCCGGCCCTGCCACTCCTGCGGGACCTTGGTCTGCACGATGGCGTGCATCTGGGAGTTGACGACCGTCATCAGCAGGGCGCCGATCAGCACGGCGATCGACCAGCCGACCACCCCGTCGGCGAACGCCATGCCCACCAGCGCGGACAGGCACATCCCGATGATCCCGAGCATCATCGAGCGCCCCCGGTTCTTCGGGCCGCCCCACGCGGCCATCAGCACCCCGCCGGCGACTCCGCCGACGCCGATCGCGCTGTTGACCGCGGCGAGCGCGGCGCTGTCGGCCCGCAGCAGCACCATGGGCTGGATGAGGGCGAAGCCGAAGACCATGACGAGGTTGACGACACAGAAGTTGACGATCAGGTCCCTGAGACCGGGGGTGCGGAACAGATAGCGCAGGCCCTCCCCGGACTCCGCGGTGATCCTGCGGCGCGGCCCGGCGCCGGGGCCTGTCCGGGGCGGCGCGGGCCGGTCGCCGGTCAGCCGCACCACGCGTACGCCGATCAGGGCGACGGCGTAGCTCACCAGGTCCACCAGGAGCGTCGGGCCTATCCCGAAGAGGGCGAGCATGATGCCGCCCAGGGCGGGGCCGCCGATGCTCGCCGCGCTCTTGGCGCCGGCCAGCAGCCCGTTGGCGCGGCCGAGCTGGTCCTTGCGCACGAGCAGCGGGACGGCCGAGGAGAGCGCCGGGAACTGGAAGGCCGCGCAGGCGCCGAGCAGCGCGGTGGCCACGTAGATCTGCCAGGAGTGGAGCAGTCCGAGGTAGTGGAGCAGTGCCAGGCAGCCCACGACCAGGAGTCCGCCGGCGTCGGCCAGTTGCAGCGCGGACCGCTTGCGCATGCGGTCGACGATTGCGCCCGCAACGGGGCTGAGGATCGCCTGTGGGAGCAGTGCGCACAGCGACAGGGCGGTGACCGCACTCGCCCGCTGCCCGGTGGACCAGACGTCCACGACGAAGGCGAACCTCACTGCCGCACTGCCGACGAGCGAGACGGCCTGACCCGACCACACCAGCATGAGTGGCCCCAGGCCGGTGAAACGGCCAGGGGTCGATTCGGTTGGAGTTGCTGTCACTGCACTGCCCCCATGACGGTTGCCTGCCGTACGGACCCGGCCGGCGTGCGGCCAGGTCCGTTGTCGAATGGCCGTCATGATGCGGGGGACGATTACCGCCGCGTTCCCCTCGCGAATGCGTGAACGGGATCGGCGGGGGAACGGAACGGGACGGGATCGGGACCCGTCGGGGTGACGGTCCCGGTGTCGTTGTCTGCTCAAACCCGCAGAAGGAGTACTGCCGTGAAGGACCAGCGGGACCGATCGCCGGACGGCACGGAACTGGCCCACGCACTCCAGGACCTGTCCTCCGTGGAACGCTGGGCGGAGCGGGTGGCCGCCGACCGCGAGGCACCGCCGTTCGTGGACCGGGCGCCCCTGGAGGGACCGGAGTTCAGCGTCGACACGGAGACGGTGGACGGGATGCACAGCGTTGCCCGGATCGCTCCGGCGCCGTCGGACGAGTCCGAACAGGCCGCTATGCGCTCGTTGGTGAGATCACTCCTCGATCTGGCCGGCCACGAGTCGGGACCGGCCCGTACCCAGGTGGTACTGACGCCCTCCGGGCCGCGGGTGGTGGCATGCAGCCTGAGTGAGTAGTCGCAGGTCGGAGCCGTTCCCGGGACGGTTCCCCCGCGTTCCCGCAGACCGGTAACGGACGGGGAGCCGCCTGGGAACGCCCCCCAGGAAAGTCAGTGGTGTCAGGAAGCGGAAAACACCGCAAACCTCACAAACACCACTAAGGGGCGGGACCATGGGACGCAAGCTTGCTGGGCTCTTCGGGATTGTCGCGGCGGCGCTGGCCTTCGGTCTGGGCGCGACGCACGAGGCAGGACAGTCGCAGGACCGGCAGAGCGTGCAGCACCTCGCGGACGTCCAGAACCCGACGGGCATCACCACCCAGGACGTACAGGACCCGACGAGGGTCACCCTCGCGGATGTGCAGAACCCGACGGGCATCACCACGCAGGACGTCCAGGACCCCACCTCGGTCACCCTCGCGGACGTCCAGAACCCCACCGTGGTCACCTACGCGGATGTCCAGAACCCCACTTCTGTCACCACCTACGCAGACGTCCAGAACCCCACCGCCGTCACCACCCAGGACGTCCAGAACCCCACCTCCCTGGCCGTGTGACCCCCGGTCCCCCGCCCAACGACAGTGCCCCGCACCGGAGTTCCGGTGCGGGGCACTGTGCTGTTCCGTCAGGGCCTCAGGGACTCAGGGACTCAGGGACTTCAGGTGCGGCGGCGGTCCGCGGGGACGCCCATCTCGGCGAAGAGCGCCTCCGCCGCCGCCCGGTGTACGTCCGCGTTCTCCGCATCGCCGAGGGCGTCGGCCATTCCCGCCAGGGCGTAGGCCTCCTCGATGCGGTAACTGATGGCCGACGCGAGCTGGTACGCGTGGGTGTGCAGGGCGAGCGCGCCGTCCGCGTCCCCCTGCCGGCACCGGAGGCGGCCCACCGTGTTCTCCACCTTGGCCCGGCGCAGCGGCGAGACGTTCGACTCGACGAGTTCCAGGGCGTGCGCGGCGAGATCGGGGGTGCGCACGGGGCGGCCGAGCCGCTCGTCGACATCGGCGGACAGCGCCAGGATCAGCGCCGCGTCCCCCGGATCACCGGCGTCGTCGAACAACTCGCGCGCCCGCTGAAGAATGCGGTCCGCCTCGTCGTAGGCACGTCGGCCGAGGTGCGCGAGGGCCAGGTCGGCGAGCGTGGCCGCCTGGTGCTTGCGCTGCCCGAGCCGCTCCCGCAGTTCGACCGCCCGCTCGGCCGCCGTCAGTGCCTCCTCGGGCCGGCCCCACTGTTCGTAGAGCGTGCTGAGGATGGTGAGGTTGTCGGCCTCCGAGCGGGCGACGCCCAGTTCCCGTTCGAGTCCGGTCGCCTTCTCCAGGTGGACCAGGGCCTCGGGGAAACGACCGAGCAGGCTGTTGAACTGGCCGAGGGTGCTCTCGCTGTGCGCCACCGTGTGCTGGTCGCCGAGCCGGTCGGCGACGTCCCGTCCCTCCTTGGCCACCTCGACCCCCTCGGCGAAACGGCCGAGCTTCCAGCAGGCGACGCCCAGGTTGGACAGGCTCACCCCGAGCAGCCCCAGATCGCCGACCCGGCGCGCGGCGGCCACCGCGACACGCCCCAGGTCACCGAACTCCTCCAGCTGCCCACGCGCGTTGAGCTGGAAGACCAGGTTGCGGACCAGGCAGACCACGTACCGGTCGTGCCCGCGCCGTTCGGCCAGGACGACGGCCGAGATCAGCGCCGTCTGCTCGCGGTCGAACCACTTCTGCGCCCGGTCCGCGTCCCTGAGGTCCGGCAGTTCGGCCGTGGCCGGCGGGATTCCGGTGTGACGTTTCTTCCGGCCGGGGTAGAGCACCTCGCACGCCGTCTCGGTGGCCGTCAGGTAGTAGCCGAGCAGCCGCTCCACCGCCACCGTGTCCTCGCCGTCGACCGACTCGCCGAGCAGGCTCTGCGCGAAGCTGCGGACCAGGTCGTGGAAGGTGTACAGGCCGATCTCGGGCTGCTGGACGAGATGGACGTCGAGCAGCGTCTCCAGGAGGTCCTCCGCGTCCCGGATGTCCGTGCCGAGCAGCGCTCCGGCCGCGTGGACGTTGATGTCCCCGCCCGGATGCAGCGCCAGGATCCGGAAGGCGGTGCGGCACTTGTCGTCCAGGGCCTGGTACGACAGGCGGAGGGTGGCAGAGACGCTGCGGGCGCCGGCGCTGAGCTCGTCGAGTCTTCGGGTCTCGTCCCGCAGTCGCTCGGCCAGGTACTGGAGGGTCCAGCGCGGGCGGTTGCGCAGCCGGGCGGTGGCGATGCGCAGGGCGAGCGGCAGATGCCCGCACAACCGGGCGAGTTCCGCGGCGGCCGCCGGTTCGGCGGCGACGCGCTCGGCCCCGAGCGTCTCGGCCATCAGGGTCGTGCTCTCCCCGGCCGACATCGTCCCGATGGAGATCCACTCCGCGCCGTCGAGGTCCACCAGGCGGGCCCGGCTGGTGACCAGGACGAGGCAGCCGGAGGAGGCGGGCAGCAACGGGCCGAACCCGGCCGCGTCGGCAGCGTTGTCCAGGAGGATGAGCAGCCGTTTCCCGACGAGCGTGGCGCGCCACAGGGCGGTGCGGCCCAGCACGTCGTCGGGGATGCGGTCCCCCGGGATGCCCAGGGCCCGCAGCAGGGTGTCCAGTGCGGTGCCGGCGGACACCGGCCGGTCACCGGGGGTGTATCCGCGCAGGTCGATGTGGAGCTGACCGTCCGGGTACTCCGGGGCCAGGAGGTAGGCGGCGCGCACCGCGAGGGAGGTCTTGCCGCTGCCGCCCATGCCGTCGAGGGCCACGATCCGGGGGCCCTGCTCGCCCTTCTGCGTGGCACAGCGCAGCAGTTCGGCCAGTTCGGCCTCGCGGCCGGTGAAGTCCGCGAGGTCGTTGGGCAGGGTGCAGGGCGGCTCGGCCGGGAGCGGGACGGGCGCCGGCGCGGGGGCGGGCTCGGGGCCGGCCAGTTCGGGGCTCTCCCGCAGGATGCCCTCGTAGAGCTTGGTCAGCTGCGGGCCGGGGTCGACGCCGAGCTCCTCGACGAGCAGTTCACGGACCCTGCCGTACTCCTCCAGGGCCTCGGCCTGCCGTCCGGAGCGATACAGGGCGATCATCAGCTGGCCGCGCAGGGTCTCCCGCAGCGGATGCCGGCCGGTCAACTCGCGTAGATCCGGGATCAACTCGGCCGCCTCGCCGAGCGTCAGACGCAGTTCGAGGAGCTGTTCCCAGGCGGCCAGCCGGCGTTCCTCGATGGTGGTGGCCGCGGCCTCGATCACCGGGCCGCCGCTTCCGGAGAGCAGGGGGCCACGCCACAACGCCAGTGCCGCGCGCAGCACTTCGACCGCCTCGGCCAATCGGTTTTCGGCCACGGCCGCTTTCGCGGTGCGCACCAGCATTCCGAATTCGGAGAAGTCATTCTGGGACTCGTCGAGCACGATGCGATAGCCGGGTCCCTCGGTGAGCAGCACATCGGCGCCGCCCGGGATCCGTCTTCTCAGATCCGCGACCGCCTTGCGGACCTGGTGGGAAGCGGTGGCCGGCGGGTCCTCGTCCCAGGCCGCCTCCACCAGGCGGGACACCGTGAGAACTTTTCCCGGCTCCAGCAGCAAGGTGGCCAGAACTCGTTCCTGGATGATTCCACCGAGCCTCAGCCGAGCACCCTCGGACCACCCTTCGATCGGGCCGAGGATATTGAACCGCAGCCGTTCCCCTGTTGCTGTCGTCACCGACAGCCTCCCCCCTCGTCGCCGCTTCCCCTTACAGCTCGCTCCCAGCCGCAGCAGATCCTAACCGCCTGCGGAACGCCGCGGTACTGGGCCGGGAATCATTCGGGAAGAGCGGCGCGCACTCTGTTCCCCGTCGGCAGGCCACGAGCATGGCCGACAAGATCCGCAAGGTATGCACACCGGGGAAATTCCGGCCGGGCTCAATTTGTCCGGACACCTCGTCGACTCGGGTCGCCTACCTGGCACTTCACCAAGATTTGGGGACAAAGGAGACACCGATGAATTCCGAGTCGACACCCGGTCTCGATGCGCTGCTGCAGAATGCGCGGCGGCGGTCAGGCCTCACTCAGGAACAGCTCGCCGGGCTTTCCACGGTGAGTGTGCGGGCCATCAGGGACCTGGAGCAGGGTCGTGTACGAAATCCTCGTAAAGAAACACTCAAATTGCTGGCCAATGCGATGCGGATGAGCGATAACCGCCGTTTCGAGCTCGAATTGGCCGCCGACGCCCATGCGGCGGGCCGGGTCCTGCAGTCCCTGTACAGCGCGGAACTGGCCGCGCCGCCCACGCCGTTGCGTCCCCTGATCGGCCGCCGGGCCGAACTGGAGGCGCTGACCGGCCGGCTGGACAACCGGCACGACCGGCTGCTGACCCTGGTCGGGCTGCCCGGAGTGGGCAAGTCCCGGCTGGCCCAGGAGGCCGCACTGGTGCTGCACGCCCGGGACCGGACGCCGGTGCTGTGGGTGCCCATGGACCGCCCGGCCGACTCCGGCCCCGAGCACGGCCCGCAGGCCCCCCTCAACGAGTGGGTCCGTGAACTGGTCCGCGGGGGCGACCGGTACGAGGAGCTGACCTCCGTCATCGGCGCCAAGCCGACCCTGATCGTGCTGGACGGCCTCGCAGACTCGGCGGCCGCCGTGCCGTCCCTGCTGCACCTGCTGCGCTTCTGCGAGCGGCTGAAGATCATCGTGACCACCCGGCGGGTGAGCCGGCCCCCGGCCGGCCGGCTGCTGCCGCTGGCCCCGCTGCCGGTGCCGCTCCCGTCCGCCGACGGGTCCGCCCTGCCGGGCGACTCCCTGGTCGCGGGCCGCCCCGCCGTCGAACTGATGCTGTCCTACGTCAGCCACATGCGCCCCGACCTGCTGCCCACCGACGCCGTCACCGCCACCGTCGCCCACATCTGCCGTCGCATGGACGGCATACCGCAGGCGCTGGAGGCGGCCGCCTCCTGGCTGTTGCTCCACTCGCCGGACCAGCTCCTCGACATCGCGCGCTCGACCCCGCTGCTGCTCGTCGACGGCATCACCCCCGCCACCGGGAGCTCCGACGGCACGCTGAGCGAGCGGCTGCACGCCGTGCTGGCCGAACTGGACGACCGCACGGCCGGTTTCCTCGGCACGCTGGCGGGCCTGCCCGAACCCTGGACCGTGGACGCCGCCGCCCGTGCAAGCGGTACGACGCTGGCCGAGACCGCCCGGGACGTGCACGACCTGCTGCTGCGCGGCCTGATCCGCCAGCTGCCCACCGAGCCGGGCGGCCCCGTCGGGTTCACCGTGCTCAACCTGGTCCGCGAACTCCTGCGCGCCGGGCGCCCGGCGACCGCGGACCTGGTCGGCACGGCCGACTGAGCTGCCACACCTCCCCGAACCCCCTCTCCCGAAAGGCACCCCACCCATGCGCAACCTGATCTCCCTGGCCGACCTGACGCCCGCCGAGCTCGACCGGATCGTCAAGCGGGCCGTGTTCTTCGGCCGCGAGGGCGTCGACCACAGGTCGCTCGACGGCAAGCAGGTCGGCGTCTTCTTCCGCAGGTCCTCGACCCGTACCCGTACCTCGTTCTGGAGCGCGGCGACCCGGCTGGGCGCCGACGTGATCACCTTCGGCCCGGACGAGCTGCAGTTGTCGACCGGCGAGACGGTGGAGGACACCTCCCGGGTGCTCGGGCAGTACCTGGACGCGCTGGTGGTGCGCACCAACGGGGACGTCGAGGAGATACGGCGGCTCGGCAGCAGCCCGGACCTGGCCGTCGTCAACGCGCTGAGCCTGGACGAGCATCCCACCCAGGCGATCGCCGACCTGGCCACGCTCACCGAACACTTCGGCTCGCCGGCCGGACTGCATCTGCTCGCCGTCGGCGAGGGCAACAGCTCCGGAGCGGCTCTCGCCCTGGCCACCGCGCTCACCCCCGGTCTGCGGCTGACCCTGCTGTGCCCGAGCGGCTACGAGGTACCGAAGGACAAGCTGGACCTCGCCGACGAACTCGCCGGCGGCAAGGCCGCGGTCACTCAGATCACGAGCCCGGACCAGGTCCAGGGCCCGGTCGACGCGGTGTACACCAGCCGCTGGCAGACGATGGGCGTGCCCAAGGCGAACCCCGACTGGCTGGCGGACTTCGAGGGTTTCCGGATCGACGCCGGGTTCCTGGACCGCTTCGGTGGCCCGGACACCGTGTTCCTGCACGACCTTCCCGCAGTGCGCGGGCAGGAGGTCACGGACGAGGTACTGGACGGGCCGAGCAGCGTCGCCTGGCGGCAGGCGTACCACAAGATGACGGCGGCGATGGCGGTCCTGGAGTGGTGCGTGACCGCTGCCGAGAACTGAGCCGGAAGGGCGAAAGGCCGGGTGGGCCGGAATTCTCCGGCCCACCCGGCCTTTCGCCTTTGCTTTCAGCTCGCCAGCGCGGCGACGACCGAACGCGGGCGCATATCCGTCCAGTTGGCCTCGATGAATTCCATGGCCTCCGGCTTGGAGGCCTCGCTCTTGACGAGTTCCCAGCCGGACGGCTGCTCGATGTGCGCGGGCCAAAGAGAGTGCTGGCCCTCGTCGTTGACCAGCACGACGTAACGGCCATCGGATTCCTCGAACGGATTCGTTGCCATGGTGTCCACCTCTGCGAAGTCGGGTTGGCAGTCGGGGTATGGGGAAAACGCTAGATCCGCACGGCCGGCGTGCCGGGCAGCAGGCCAGGCAGTTGGGCGGCAACCACCGGGCTCCGGTGGGCGCGCGTGACCGCGATCCCCGTGGCGACGGTGGCCGCGCGCACCGACGCGAGCGCCTCGCGCAGCAGCTCCGCGCGTTCCGACGGGGACTGCGCGAGACGCTCTCCGCTCGCCCGTACGAGGCTCAACGCGGCTTCCAGTACGGCGACTTGGGCCTCCCCGAGAGCCTCGCTCCGGTCGATGCCCTCGCGTGCCCGGTCCAGCACGTCCTCCAGTGTGTCCGCCATGTCCTCACTCCTGACTCGGTCACTCGGGTGGGTCCTGCACCCCAGTGTCGGGACCCGGAGCGCACCCGGGCGGCAGGCGGTCGCCAACTGCTGCCCGGCTGCCTGTCGGTTGCCGCCGGGGAGCGCCGGAAACAGCCGCGGCGCCAATCTACGGTGATGTCCGAAAGGAATTTCCGGGTCACCGGGATCTCTTTCTCCCCTGTCATCCCATGATGTGGACGAAGCGAACAATGAAGCCTGCGAAATGGGCGGATCGCCCTCGATCCGGGCCGCTGGACGTCGTCGTTACCGGGCTGCCGTCCGATGCGCACACCTGGAATCTCGTATTCATCCAGTTGCTGCTCGAAGACCTCGGGCACAAGGTCGTCAACCTGGGGCCGTGTGTTCCCCAGGACGAAATCGTGGAGTCCTGCTGCAAGTTCCAGCCCGACCTGCTGGTGGTCAGCAGTGTCAACGGGCACGGCTTCAACGACGCCCGGCCGCTCGTCGAGGCGGTCAGGTCACGGTGGGAGCTCGCGGACCTGCCGGCCGTCATCGGCGGCAAGCTCGGCGTCGGCGGTCGTCAGGAGGAGCAGGCCGGCGAGCTGATGCGGGCCGGCTTCGACGCGGTGTTCCAGGATGGGGCCGACCTCACCACCTTCGAGTCCTTCGTCGGCGCGCTGCCCGCCCGCAAGGCGGTGACACGGTGAGCACGCTGCCGCGCCGCCCCCTCTCCTTCGGTCGCTTCGTCGCCGAGGCACAAGCCCGCGGGGCGCTCGTGGTGCAGCCGCGGATGGGGTTCTCGGACCCGGCGCTGATGCGCTCGGGCCTGCTGGCCACCAAGAGCGCGGCGGACGCGGTCGTCGGCACCGTCACCATCGACAGCTACACGCGGGTGGGCGACGAACCGACGGCGGTGCGGGCGCTGCACGAGCGGGTCCCGCTCAACGGGTTCCCGATCACCTCCTAC
This is a stretch of genomic DNA from Streptomyces sp. NBC_00285. It encodes these proteins:
- a CDS encoding ornithine carbamoyltransferase; the protein is MRNLISLADLTPAELDRIVKRAVFFGREGVDHRSLDGKQVGVFFRRSSTRTRTSFWSAATRLGADVITFGPDELQLSTGETVEDTSRVLGQYLDALVVRTNGDVEEIRRLGSSPDLAVVNALSLDEHPTQAIADLATLTEHFGSPAGLHLLAVGEGNSSGAALALATALTPGLRLTLLCPSGYEVPKDKLDLADELAGGKAAVTQITSPDQVQGPVDAVYTSRWQTMGVPKANPDWLADFEGFRIDAGFLDRFGGPDTVFLHDLPAVRGQEVTDEVLDGPSSVAWRQAYHKMTAAMAVLEWCVTAAEN
- a CDS encoding MbtH family protein, giving the protein MATNPFEESDGRYVVLVNDEGQHSLWPAHIEQPSGWELVKSEASKPEAMEFIEANWTDMRPRSVVAALAS
- a CDS encoding cobalamin B12-binding domain-containing protein, which produces MMWTKRTMKPAKWADRPRSGPLDVVVTGLPSDAHTWNLVFIQLLLEDLGHKVVNLGPCVPQDEIVESCCKFQPDLLVVSSVNGHGFNDARPLVEAVRSRWELADLPAVIGGKLGVGGRQEEQAGELMRAGFDAVFQDGADLTTFESFVGALPARKAVTR